One Paraburkholderia sp. IMGN_8 DNA window includes the following coding sequences:
- a CDS encoding NADH-quinone oxidoreductase subunit B family protein — protein MWQLLKQIATTGTPTLRVPEGDDAWRAEGHRIQQEILDVLGRALCIREVDAGSCNGCELEIHALNNPYYNIEGLGIRFVASPRHADMLLVTGPLTLNMQEAVLQAYEATPQPKLVVAAGECACTGGIFKDSYAVRGPLSNLLPVDVTIPGCPPPPIDILRGILAALRAKRTTLPP, from the coding sequence ATGTGGCAACTTCTCAAACAGATCGCGACAACTGGCACGCCGACTCTGCGCGTGCCCGAGGGCGATGACGCATGGCGGGCCGAAGGCCACCGGATCCAGCAGGAAATACTCGACGTGCTCGGCCGGGCGCTGTGCATTCGCGAGGTCGATGCGGGCTCCTGCAACGGCTGCGAACTGGAAATCCACGCGCTCAACAATCCGTACTACAACATCGAGGGTCTGGGTATCCGGTTCGTCGCGAGTCCCCGCCATGCCGACATGCTGCTGGTCACCGGCCCGCTCACGCTGAACATGCAGGAAGCGGTATTGCAGGCCTATGAGGCAACGCCGCAGCCGAAGCTGGTGGTCGCCGCCGGCGAGTGCGCCTGCACGGGCGGTATTTTCAAGGACAGTTACGCCGTGCGCGGGCCGCTGTCGAATCTGCTGCCGGTCGACGTCACGATCCCGGGCTGCCCGCCGCCTCCCATCGATATCCTGAGGGGTATTCTCGCCGCGCTTCGTGCAAAACGCACAACCCTCCCGCCCTGA
- a CDS encoding NADH-quinone oxidoreductase subunit C, translating into MRIEAFRFPNLVRLSMFAGRSSAFLARVDHDTWTRTAGTVREAGGRLISLWGTEETAGAFVISAAYALEDGILWLQSPAGDVYENGYPDLSTVFPGATRMQRAVYDLLGLRAIGAEDTRPWLNHGNWPADYYPLQKLSSGAERFESQEADYPFVPVAGDGVHEIAVGPIHAGVIEPGHFRFSVVGEKVLRLEERLGYAHRGIEKLFQQTPLLLGHRLAGRIAGDSTVAFSWAYCMAVERALDVQIPPRAQWLRALLLERERIANHLGDLGALGNDAGFAYGLATFSRLKEDWLRLNDWLFGHRYLMDQIVPGGVATEIDPRFITAIETQCEQIDSQVRVMQRIYDDQSGLQDRFAGSGILSAKVAEHFDVCGLVARASGRKIDVRIDHPYAPYHEVQVQMVSDERGDVAARVAVRFGEVYESIRLIRALLTDLPDGAIASGIEHGSSPSYGVGWIEGWRGDVLVAIETGADGTIVRCHCHDPSWQNWPALEHAIIGNIVPDFPLINKSFNLNYAGHDL; encoded by the coding sequence ATGCGCATCGAGGCCTTCAGGTTTCCCAACCTGGTTCGCCTGTCCATGTTTGCGGGCAGATCCTCGGCTTTTCTCGCACGGGTCGATCATGACACGTGGACCCGCACCGCCGGCACGGTGCGCGAGGCGGGTGGCCGTCTGATCTCCCTGTGGGGTACCGAAGAGACGGCGGGCGCATTTGTGATCTCCGCCGCGTATGCGCTGGAAGACGGCATCCTGTGGCTTCAGTCGCCTGCAGGCGATGTGTATGAGAACGGATACCCGGACCTGTCGACCGTCTTTCCAGGCGCGACGCGTATGCAACGCGCCGTCTACGATCTGCTAGGACTGCGTGCGATCGGAGCCGAAGATACGAGGCCGTGGCTGAACCATGGTAACTGGCCTGCCGACTACTATCCGCTGCAGAAGCTGTCTTCCGGGGCCGAACGGTTCGAATCGCAGGAAGCGGACTATCCGTTTGTGCCGGTCGCCGGGGATGGCGTCCACGAAATCGCCGTTGGCCCGATCCACGCGGGCGTGATCGAGCCGGGACACTTCCGCTTCTCGGTCGTCGGTGAGAAAGTGCTGCGGCTTGAGGAGCGGCTCGGTTACGCGCATCGCGGCATCGAAAAGCTGTTTCAGCAAACGCCTCTGTTGCTCGGGCATCGTCTGGCGGGACGAATCGCCGGGGATTCTACTGTCGCGTTCTCGTGGGCGTACTGCATGGCGGTCGAACGGGCACTCGATGTCCAGATTCCGCCACGCGCGCAGTGGCTGCGTGCGCTGTTGCTCGAGCGTGAGCGCATTGCCAACCACCTCGGCGATCTGGGTGCGCTCGGCAACGATGCAGGATTCGCGTACGGGCTGGCCACGTTTTCACGCCTGAAGGAAGACTGGCTGCGCCTGAACGATTGGCTCTTCGGCCACCGCTATCTGATGGATCAGATCGTTCCTGGTGGCGTGGCAACGGAGATCGATCCGCGTTTCATCACTGCAATAGAGACGCAGTGCGAGCAGATCGATTCGCAGGTCCGCGTGATGCAGCGTATCTATGACGATCAATCGGGACTGCAGGATCGCTTCGCGGGCTCAGGGATACTGTCCGCCAAAGTGGCAGAGCACTTCGATGTATGCGGATTGGTCGCGCGTGCCAGCGGGCGGAAAATCGACGTGCGGATCGATCATCCTTACGCGCCCTACCATGAGGTTCAGGTGCAGATGGTCAGCGACGAACGGGGTGACGTGGCGGCCCGCGTCGCGGTCCGTTTCGGCGAGGTCTACGAGTCCATCCGGCTCATCCGCGCCCTGCTCACGGATCTGCCGGACGGAGCGATTGCCTCCGGGATTGAGCACGGAAGCTCGCCGTCCTATGGCGTGGGCTGGATTGAGGGCTGGCGAGGCGATGTGCTGGTCGCCATCGAGACTGGAGCCGACGGCACCATTGTGCGCTGCCATTGCCATGACCCGTCGTGGCAGAACTGGCCAGCCCTGGAACACGCGATCATCGGCAATATCGTTCCCGATTTCCCGCTGATCAATAAATCGTTCAATCTGAACTACGCGGGACACGACCTGTAA
- a CDS encoding hydrogenase 4 subunit F, whose amino-acid sequence MTEAWVLLLVFGIPLLAGACLALVGQHHVAAELNVGFSFLTYAAAMLLAVKTVAHGPAFALGKLFFVDPLNVFLVALTAFVGWTTSIFSRPYMRIERDRGKMTGPRMRLYHSMYQLFIFAMLLALLTNNMGILWVAMEAATLATVLLVSVYRTAASLEAAWKYFILCGVGIAQALFGTILLYLAASRQLGGGDALLWTSLNAVKGSLDPTIISLAFVFLLIGYGTKVGLVPMHNWLPDAHAEGPTPISAVLSGLLLNVALYAVLRCKVLADGALQNGLPGRLLVGFGLVSVLIATFSLFRQKDVKRLFSYSSIEHMGLMTFAFGLGGPIATFAGLLHMTVHSLVKSAIFFTVGHAAQKAGTQAIDDIRGLLRVSPTVGWGMMLGALAILGMPPFGVFASEFLILTTAMSKLPWTTPFLLLALAAAFAAIFVRVQGMVFGDTTAKVLEHPPALLPVFVHLGAGLMLGLYIPPYLATWYRQAAAMIAG is encoded by the coding sequence ATGACTGAAGCCTGGGTACTGCTGCTGGTTTTCGGAATCCCGCTCTTAGCGGGCGCGTGTCTGGCGCTGGTGGGACAGCACCATGTCGCGGCCGAGCTCAACGTCGGCTTCAGTTTCCTGACCTATGCCGCCGCCATGCTGCTCGCCGTGAAAACCGTGGCGCATGGGCCCGCGTTCGCGCTGGGCAAGCTGTTCTTCGTCGATCCGCTCAACGTATTCCTGGTCGCGCTCACGGCCTTCGTCGGCTGGACCACGTCGATCTTTTCAAGGCCGTACATGCGCATCGAGCGTGACCGCGGCAAGATGACCGGCCCGCGCATGCGCCTCTACCACAGCATGTACCAGCTGTTCATCTTCGCGATGCTGCTCGCGCTGCTCACCAACAACATGGGCATCCTCTGGGTCGCCATGGAAGCCGCCACGCTCGCGACGGTGCTGCTGGTCAGCGTCTATCGCACGGCGGCAAGTCTGGAAGCCGCATGGAAGTATTTCATCCTGTGCGGCGTCGGCATCGCGCAGGCGCTGTTCGGCACGATCCTTCTCTATCTCGCCGCGAGCCGGCAGCTCGGCGGCGGCGATGCGCTGCTCTGGACGAGTCTGAACGCGGTCAAGGGGAGTCTCGACCCGACCATCATTTCGCTAGCGTTCGTGTTTCTGCTGATCGGCTACGGCACCAAGGTCGGCCTCGTGCCCATGCACAACTGGCTGCCCGATGCACATGCCGAGGGTCCTACGCCGATTTCGGCTGTGCTGTCGGGTCTGCTGCTCAACGTCGCGCTCTATGCGGTGCTGCGCTGCAAGGTGCTGGCCGATGGCGCACTCCAGAACGGCCTGCCAGGACGCCTGCTGGTCGGCTTCGGATTGGTCTCGGTGCTGATCGCCACCTTTTCGCTGTTCCGGCAGAAAGACGTCAAGCGGCTCTTTTCGTATTCGTCGATTGAACATATGGGTCTGATGACGTTCGCCTTCGGGCTCGGCGGCCCCATTGCGACCTTTGCGGGCCTGCTCCACATGACGGTGCATTCGCTTGTGAAGTCGGCCATCTTCTTCACCGTCGGGCATGCGGCCCAAAAGGCTGGCACCCAGGCGATCGACGACATCCGCGGCTTGTTGCGCGTGAGCCCAACCGTTGGGTGGGGCATGATGCTCGGCGCGCTCGCGATTCTGGGCATGCCGCCATTCGGCGTCTTCGCGAGCGAGTTCCTGATCCTGACCACCGCGATGAGCAAGCTCCCATGGACCACGCCCTTTTTGTTGCTTGCGCTTGCTGCGGCGTTCGCGGCCATCTTCGTGCGCGTGCAGGGTATGGTGTTCGGGGACACGACGGCCAAAGTTCTCGAACACCCGCCGGCGTTGCTGCCCGTGTTCGTCCATCTCGGCGCCGGGTTGATGCTGGGACTCTACATTCCGCCCTATCTTGCGACGTGGTATCGGCAGGCGGCGGCCATGATCGCGGGGTGA
- a CDS encoding formate hydrogenlyase — MHGFATQIINFLAAILLLLSFAMLSQRRILSLIHLYTLQGLTLVSANLVLGFVTADTHIYVSALLTLVLKVGLIPWILHRLVQRLNVKTDVESLLNIPATLLIGIVLVIVAFNVASPISQLASSVARGTLGIALACVLLSFMMMITRAKAIPQVIGFLSMENGLFFAATAATNGMPMIVELGIGLDVLVGILILGVFMFQIREQFDSLDIHHLEKLKDD, encoded by the coding sequence ATGCACGGCTTCGCGACGCAGATCATCAACTTCCTGGCCGCCATCCTGTTGCTGCTGTCGTTTGCGATGCTCAGCCAGCGCCGGATCCTGTCCTTGATTCACCTCTATACGCTGCAGGGCCTGACACTCGTGTCAGCCAATCTGGTTCTGGGCTTCGTCACAGCCGACACGCACATCTATGTCTCCGCGTTGCTGACGCTGGTGCTCAAGGTCGGCCTGATCCCCTGGATACTTCACAGACTCGTGCAGCGGCTGAACGTCAAAACGGATGTGGAGTCCCTCCTCAATATTCCCGCCACCCTTCTGATCGGCATCGTGCTCGTGATCGTCGCGTTCAATGTCGCGTCGCCGATCAGCCAGCTCGCCTCGTCGGTCGCGCGCGGCACGCTCGGCATCGCACTCGCCTGCGTGCTGCTGTCGTTCATGATGATGATTACGCGCGCGAAGGCGATCCCTCAGGTAATCGGCTTTCTGTCGATGGAAAACGGTCTGTTTTTTGCCGCTACCGCGGCAACGAACGGCATGCCGATGATCGTCGAACTCGGCATCGGACTCGATGTGCTGGTGGGCATCCTGATTCTTGGCGTGTTCATGTTCCAGATTCGCGAGCAGTTCGACAGTCTGGACATTCATCACCTTGAAAAACTCAAAGATGACTGA
- a CDS encoding NADH-quinone oxidoreductase subunit H — MITLSGLLSQGLEILLALAAAPLLTGWVNMCRARLQNRRAPSIWQPYRMLHKLFNKESVVADHASPIFRGAPYVVWACMTLACAIVPTLSTDLPLSPAADAIALVGLFALARVAISLAAMDVGTAFGTLGARREMLVGFLAEPALLMVLFSASLITKSTLLTTIVATLSHRELAIYPSLAFAGIAFTMVSLAENARLPVDNPTTHLELTMIHEALILEYSGRHLALMEWAASLKLFAYSCIGLALFIPWGIAEAGNPVALLLAVPALIVKLLVGGAALAIVETTNAKMRIFRVPEFLATAFLLAVIGMLVHFLLGA; from the coding sequence ATGATCACACTCTCCGGATTGCTCTCCCAAGGGCTTGAGATCCTGCTCGCACTGGCGGCAGCACCCTTGTTGACGGGCTGGGTCAATATGTGCCGCGCCAGATTACAGAACCGCCGGGCGCCGAGCATCTGGCAGCCCTACCGGATGCTGCACAAGCTGTTCAACAAGGAGTCGGTCGTCGCCGACCACGCCAGTCCGATTTTCCGCGGCGCGCCGTATGTCGTCTGGGCATGCATGACGCTCGCTTGCGCGATCGTGCCCACGCTCTCAACCGACCTTCCCCTGTCGCCGGCCGCGGACGCGATCGCCCTGGTGGGCCTTTTCGCGCTGGCTCGCGTGGCCATCTCGCTGGCCGCGATGGACGTCGGCACTGCGTTCGGCACGCTCGGCGCGCGCCGCGAGATGCTGGTTGGCTTCCTCGCGGAGCCTGCCCTGCTGATGGTCCTGTTTTCGGCGTCGCTGATCACGAAGTCGACCTTGCTGACCACCATCGTCGCCACGCTCAGCCATCGCGAACTGGCGATCTATCCGAGCCTCGCGTTCGCAGGGATCGCATTCACGATGGTGTCGCTCGCCGAAAACGCGCGCCTGCCGGTCGACAACCCGACCACGCACCTCGAACTCACGATGATTCACGAGGCGCTGATCCTCGAGTATTCCGGCCGGCATCTCGCGCTGATGGAATGGGCCGCGAGCCTCAAACTGTTCGCGTACTCCTGTATCGGCCTCGCCTTGTTCATTCCATGGGGCATCGCGGAGGCCGGCAATCCTGTGGCGCTGCTGCTCGCCGTACCGGCGCTCATCGTCAAGTTGCTGGTGGGGGGCGCGGCGCTCGCGATCGTCGAGACGACCAACGCGAAGATGCGCATTTTCCGCGTGCCGGAGTTTCTCGCGACAGCGTTCCTGCTGGCCGTCATCGGGATGCTCGTTCACTTTCTGCTGGGGGCGTGA
- the hyfB gene encoding hydrogenase 4 subunit B has translation MEHLLVVHYVLLVVAGWLAVGVLGLTNLHRTRVVAHGLFPLGAVFGLLLCGLGLAGVFSNPQQTVLPLGLPDLPFHLRLDSLSAYFLTVLGVVSTGVSAFSSGYFRKGEGTPPGLLCFEYHVCLASMAVLLLADDAYCFMVAWETMTLSATFLVMTNHRIAEIRRAAWLYFLISHVGALALLLCFGLLQANTGNYTFANMRQQHLDVFWASVAFALALFGFGTKAGIFPLHVWLPEAHPAAPSPVSALMSGFVLKAGLYGVLRTVFDLLHVQIAWWGVLMLILGLFTALFGVVFSAIQTDMKRLLAYSSIDNIGLMFVSMGLAILFRAYGMSALAALSLTALLYQIASHATFKSLLFLGTGSVLHATGERNLGHLGGLIRFMPWTAWAALVGVLSSAGLPPLSGFVSEWLLLQSFLFTPGLPDPFLNMVVPVVAALIALVAALAGYTMVKFFGIVFLGQPREAKLRDARDASPWERAGFVWLATICVLLGLLPVQFVVVLDRVTQMLVGAGIGQAVARNGWLLLAPTSVDRASYMPAVFLLFFLACCGLAWLLVRRLYHGRLRRAAPWACGFPFVNARMQDTAEGFGQPIREIFAPLFRIQRRLPSPFDEHPAYSVTVTDRAWPLIYEPLERLTRRLAALAGLLQTGRIAVYLMHSFLVLIVLLMLVRR, from the coding sequence ATGGAGCATCTGCTGGTCGTCCATTACGTGCTGCTGGTGGTCGCCGGCTGGTTGGCCGTCGGGGTTCTGGGACTGACGAACCTGCACCGCACACGCGTGGTGGCGCATGGCCTGTTTCCACTCGGCGCCGTATTCGGTCTGCTTCTGTGCGGACTGGGCCTCGCGGGCGTTTTTTCAAATCCCCAGCAAACCGTCCTGCCGCTCGGGTTGCCCGACCTGCCGTTTCATCTGCGGCTCGACAGCCTGTCGGCGTATTTCCTCACGGTACTCGGCGTGGTGAGCACGGGCGTGAGTGCGTTCTCCTCCGGCTACTTCCGCAAGGGCGAGGGCACGCCGCCCGGATTGCTCTGCTTCGAATATCACGTGTGCCTCGCGAGCATGGCGGTGCTGTTGCTGGCAGACGACGCATATTGCTTCATGGTTGCGTGGGAGACGATGACGCTGTCGGCGACCTTCCTCGTGATGACCAATCACCGCATCGCCGAGATCCGCCGGGCAGCCTGGCTCTACTTTCTGATCTCCCACGTCGGGGCGCTGGCGCTCCTGCTGTGCTTCGGCCTGTTGCAGGCCAATACCGGCAACTACACGTTTGCCAACATGCGTCAGCAGCATCTGGACGTATTCTGGGCGTCCGTCGCGTTTGCGCTGGCGCTGTTCGGTTTCGGCACCAAGGCGGGCATTTTCCCGCTGCATGTCTGGCTGCCCGAGGCCCATCCGGCCGCGCCGTCGCCGGTGTCGGCCCTCATGAGCGGGTTCGTCCTGAAGGCCGGCCTCTACGGCGTGCTGCGCACGGTGTTCGATCTGCTGCACGTGCAGATTGCGTGGTGGGGCGTGCTCATGCTGATACTCGGACTCTTCACCGCCCTCTTCGGCGTCGTGTTCAGCGCCATCCAGACGGACATGAAGCGGCTGCTTGCGTACTCATCGATCGACAACATCGGCCTGATGTTCGTCAGCATGGGGCTGGCGATTCTGTTTCGCGCGTACGGGATGAGCGCGCTGGCTGCCTTGTCGTTGACGGCTCTGCTCTACCAGATCGCCAGCCATGCGACATTCAAGAGCCTGCTGTTTCTTGGGACGGGCTCTGTACTCCATGCGACAGGCGAGCGCAATCTCGGGCATCTGGGCGGTCTGATCCGTTTCATGCCCTGGACCGCATGGGCCGCCCTCGTCGGCGTGCTTTCCAGTGCTGGGCTGCCGCCGTTGAGCGGTTTCGTCTCCGAGTGGCTGTTGCTGCAAAGCTTTCTGTTTACGCCAGGCTTGCCCGACCCGTTTCTGAACATGGTGGTGCCGGTCGTCGCCGCGCTGATCGCTCTCGTGGCCGCGCTCGCGGGCTACACGATGGTCAAGTTCTTCGGCATCGTCTTTCTCGGCCAGCCCCGCGAGGCGAAGCTACGCGACGCGCGGGACGCAAGTCCGTGGGAGCGGGCCGGTTTCGTCTGGCTGGCAACGATATGCGTGCTGCTCGGGTTGTTGCCGGTGCAGTTCGTGGTCGTTCTGGATCGCGTCACCCAGATGCTGGTTGGCGCCGGCATCGGCCAGGCTGTCGCGAGAAATGGCTGGCTGCTGCTCGCCCCCACGAGCGTAGACCGGGCCAGCTACATGCCGGCGGTTTTCCTGCTGTTCTTCCTCGCCTGTTGTGGGCTCGCGTGGCTACTGGTACGCCGTCTTTATCATGGGCGCCTGCGGCGGGCGGCCCCCTGGGCCTGCGGCTTTCCGTTCGTGAACGCGCGCATGCAGGACACGGCAGAAGGGTTCGGGCAGCCGATCCGCGAAATCTTCGCGCCTCTGTTCAGGATCCAACGACGGCTGCCCTCTCCGTTCGACGAACACCCCGCGTACAGCGTCACCGTGACGGATCGCGCGTGGCCCCTGATTTACGAGCCGCTCGAGCGGCTGACGAGGCGCCTCGCGGCACTGGCCGGGCTGCTCCAGACAGGCCGCATCGCGGTCTATCTGATGCACAGCTTTCTCGTGCTGATCGTGCTGCTGATGCTGGTGAGACGATGA
- a CDS encoding YoaK family protein, translating into MPADYFRSLTGKNRSAGADRQLGFSLAFVAGATNAGGFLAVRQYTSHMSGVVSAIADQAALGDLSLVLAGIGSLISFLLGAASSAVLVNWGRRRRLHSQYASPLLVEAVLLLCFGLLGSHLALWETLFVPATVVLLCFIMGLQNAMITKLSGAEIRTTHMTGIVTDIGIELGKLLYRNSLRSELSAPFVQANRAKLKVHGTMLTAFFVGGVTGAMGFKRVGYASTVPLAVVLIVLAIVPLVDDLRARIYLCRIRQLPRSKSIRK; encoded by the coding sequence ATGCCAGCAGATTATTTCCGGAGCCTGACGGGAAAGAACCGGAGTGCCGGGGCCGACAGGCAGCTTGGCTTTTCGCTAGCGTTCGTGGCCGGCGCAACCAATGCCGGCGGTTTTCTGGCCGTCAGGCAGTACACGTCTCATATGAGCGGCGTGGTCTCCGCGATTGCCGACCAGGCCGCGCTGGGTGACCTGTCGCTGGTCCTGGCGGGTATCGGGTCGCTGATTTCATTCCTGCTGGGCGCCGCCAGTTCCGCCGTGCTCGTCAACTGGGGGCGGCGCCGGCGGCTGCATAGTCAGTACGCTTCGCCGTTGCTGGTTGAGGCCGTCCTGCTCCTCTGTTTTGGGCTGCTCGGCAGCCATCTCGCCTTGTGGGAGACGCTGTTCGTACCGGCGACCGTCGTGCTCCTGTGTTTCATCATGGGTTTGCAGAACGCGATGATCACCAAACTGTCGGGTGCGGAAATCCGTACCACCCACATGACGGGCATTGTGACGGACATAGGTATTGAGCTTGGCAAGCTTCTTTACCGGAACTCCTTGAGGAGCGAACTCAGTGCGCCGTTTGTGCAGGCCAATCGGGCAAAGCTGAAAGTGCACGGGACGATGTTGACTGCGTTCTTTGTCGGTGGTGTCACGGGAGCGATGGGATTCAAGCGCGTTGGATACGCCTCGACGGTGCCGCTTGCGGTCGTGCTGATAGTGTTGGCCATCGTGCCCCTCGTCGATGATCTGCGCGCGCGGATCTATCTTTGCCGGATACGGCAATTACCGCGGTCGAAATCAATCCGGAAGTGA
- a CDS encoding ribbon-helix-helix protein, CopG family, which translates to METKSARLTILIDPVKKEAFEKLCAAQDLTPSQVVRQLIREYLEQHGVTYRTKSAMGARARRKTA; encoded by the coding sequence ATGGAAACGAAAAGCGCTCGACTCACGATTCTGATTGATCCTGTGAAGAAGGAGGCGTTCGAAAAGCTGTGCGCGGCACAGGATTTGACACCCTCGCAGGTGGTGCGGCAACTGATTCGCGAATACCTTGAGCAGCATGGCGTCACCTACAGGACAAAGAGCGCCATGGGTGCCCGGGCACGTCGAAAAACTGCGTGA
- a CDS encoding YbdD/YjiX family protein, with the protein MKTILSHKPVGSPLQATGIRPCADAPPTRLSDIARTLHRAYLQVFGIPDYERYLSHMASHHPGDPLLSRREFCARAIDRKYTRNGSRCC; encoded by the coding sequence GTGAAAACGATTCTCAGCCACAAACCTGTGGGATCCCCGCTTCAGGCAACGGGGATCCGGCCGTGTGCGGATGCACCACCTACGCGCCTGTCCGACATTGCGAGGACGCTGCACCGTGCCTACCTGCAGGTGTTTGGCATCCCGGACTATGAACGCTACCTGTCGCACATGGCGTCGCATCACCCGGGTGATCCGCTGCTGTCGCGACGAGAGTTCTGCGCCCGGGCGATCGATCGCAAATACACCCGCAACGGGTCGAGGTGCTGCTAG
- a CDS encoding carbon starvation CstA family protein: MNKLASILLWGALTAVGAFSFATLALGRGENVNAVWLVTAALIVYFIAYRFYSKFIAGRVLGLDDARQTPAERHNDGMDYVPTNRWVLFGHHFAAIAGAGPLVGPVLAAQMGYLPGTLWILAGVVVAGAVQDFIVLFASVRRDGKSLGEMIKVELGPVPGSLALVGVLAIMIIILAVLSLVVVKALTASPWGLFTIAATIPIALLMGVYMRIVRPGRVGEASALGVVLLLAALVIGKTVAGDPTWGPAFTLSGPQLAWALILYGAVASSLPVWLMLAPRDYLSTFLKIGTVVALAIGIYVVAPTLSMPQTTRFIDGSGPVFSGKLFPFLFITIACGAVSGFHALISSGTTPKMIERESHMRLIGFGGMLAESFVAVMAMTAACVLQPGIYFAMNAPAAVIGTTAAHAAQVISSWGFTVTPEMISQASANIGETTILSRAGGAPTLAVGMAQILAQAVGGTAMQAFWYHFAILFEALFILTAVDAGTRVGRFMIQDMLGHVYPPLGNTQLLPANLLGTGLCVAAWGYFLYQGVVDPLGGINTLWQLFGVGNQMLAGIALLLCTSVLMKMKRERYVWVTLVPTAWLLVTTLTAGIQKIFSSDPRIGFLSLANKFSDAAAHGTVLAPARSIAEMQRVAFNNYLDAVVCGLFVVLVLAMCVFAVRMSWQALRQTQPTTHETPVVARA, translated from the coding sequence ATGAACAAGCTCGCGTCCATTCTTCTATGGGGTGCGCTCACCGCAGTCGGCGCTTTCTCATTCGCAACGCTCGCGCTCGGGCGCGGTGAAAACGTGAACGCGGTGTGGCTCGTGACCGCGGCCCTGATCGTCTATTTCATCGCTTACCGGTTCTACAGCAAATTCATCGCCGGGCGCGTTCTGGGACTCGACGATGCCCGGCAAACGCCCGCCGAACGCCACAACGACGGCATGGATTACGTACCGACCAACCGGTGGGTACTGTTTGGCCATCACTTCGCCGCGATCGCCGGCGCGGGTCCGCTGGTCGGCCCCGTGCTGGCGGCGCAGATGGGCTACCTGCCCGGCACGCTCTGGATACTCGCCGGCGTGGTGGTCGCGGGTGCCGTGCAGGACTTCATTGTGCTGTTCGCGTCGGTGCGCCGCGACGGCAAGTCACTCGGCGAGATGATCAAGGTCGAGCTGGGCCCGGTGCCCGGCTCGCTCGCGCTGGTCGGCGTACTGGCGATCATGATCATCATTCTGGCCGTCCTGAGCCTCGTGGTCGTCAAGGCACTGACGGCGAGCCCGTGGGGCCTCTTCACGATCGCAGCAACGATTCCGATCGCGCTGCTCATGGGCGTCTACATGCGGATCGTTCGCCCTGGGCGCGTGGGCGAGGCGTCTGCGCTCGGCGTCGTGCTGCTGCTCGCGGCACTCGTGATCGGCAAGACGGTCGCAGGCGACCCGACGTGGGGGCCAGCGTTCACGTTGAGCGGCCCGCAACTCGCGTGGGCCCTCATTCTGTACGGCGCCGTTGCGTCCAGTCTGCCAGTGTGGCTGATGCTCGCGCCGCGCGATTATCTGAGCACCTTCCTGAAAATCGGCACGGTCGTCGCCCTGGCGATCGGCATCTACGTCGTCGCGCCGACGCTCTCGATGCCGCAGACCACGCGTTTCATCGACGGCAGTGGGCCGGTCTTCTCCGGCAAGCTCTTCCCGTTCCTGTTCATCACGATTGCATGTGGCGCCGTATCGGGCTTCCATGCGCTGATTTCCTCGGGCACCACACCGAAGATGATCGAGCGCGAGTCGCATATGCGTCTGATCGGCTTCGGCGGCATGCTTGCCGAATCGTTCGTTGCCGTCATGGCGATGACGGCGGCCTGTGTGCTGCAACCGGGGATTTATTTCGCGATGAACGCACCGGCCGCGGTCATCGGGACCACTGCGGCGCACGCGGCGCAAGTGATTTCCAGCTGGGGATTCACCGTTACGCCAGAGATGATTAGCCAGGCGTCCGCCAATATCGGCGAGACCACCATCCTGTCGCGCGCCGGCGGCGCCCCGACGCTGGCGGTAGGCATGGCGCAGATCCTCGCCCAGGCGGTCGGTGGTACGGCTATGCAAGCCTTCTGGTATCACTTCGCAATCCTGTTCGAAGCGCTCTTCATCCTCACCGCGGTAGATGCCGGCACGCGCGTCGGCCGCTTCATGATCCAGGACATGCTGGGCCACGTCTACCCGCCGCTCGGCAACACCCAGCTGCTGCCCGCGAACCTGCTGGGCACCGGACTGTGTGTGGCGGCCTGGGGCTACTTCCTCTATCAAGGCGTGGTCGACCCGCTGGGCGGCATCAACACGCTTTGGCAGCTCTTCGGCGTCGGCAACCAGATGCTTGCCGGCATTGCGCTGCTGCTGTGCACCAGTGTGCTGATGAAGATGAAGCGCGAACGCTATGTCTGGGTGACGCTAGTGCCGACAGCCTGGCTTCTGGTCACCACGCTGACGGCCGGTATCCAGAAGATCTTCAGCAGCGATCCGCGCATCGGCTTCCTTTCGCTGGCGAACAAGTTCAGCGACGCGGCCGCGCACGGGACAGTGCTGGCGCCTGCCAGGTCGATTGCGGAAATGCAGCGGGTGGCCTTCAACAACTATCTGGATGCGGTCGTCTGCGGCCTCTTTGTCGTGCTGGTGCTCGCGATGTGCGTCTTCGCCGTCAGGATGAGCTGGCAGGCGTTGCGCCAGACACAGCCCACCACCCACGAGACGCCAGTTGTCGCGCGCGCTTAA